A stretch of the Pseudomonas helvetica genome encodes the following:
- a CDS encoding membrane-bound PQQ-dependent dehydrogenase, glucose/quinate/shikimate family, whose translation MNGRTLSRGAGVSNLLFGVYTICVALLGVTLAYQGGALVAAGGSPYYAMMGTALLLSAILIGLKQSLGIYLYGAASLATYAWAIWESGYDGWAFIPRLAWLAVLSVPFLAFWPLVRRDFANARRSHYFTIMGLLPILMAVTILVPLFFPTAVHLADSTLATTRPEQPFSRNTVTSPDGNVAASHDETNWTAYAGSNLGNHYSAASQITPSNVSGLVKAWEYHHGDVKQPGEKTKYLNEATPIKVGNSLYTCTPKQIIISLDATTGKENWRFDSKVDPAYFDNGGAYCRGVSYFEVPNASGLCASRIIWGTNDIRLGAVDALTGQTCPGFGNAGFADLKDGLGTFRKGSTGITSAPIVIRGVVITGGRVLDSDVRPAPSGVVRAYDAVTGKQKWAWDLGRPDTNAPARDDETYTLSTPNSWAPLSADDELGLVYVTTGNAAGDFYGGTRTEQEDTFSSSLVALDAATGKVRWHFQTVHHDLWDYDLSPQPNLIDFPTSTGTRPAVIQATKSGQLFVLDRATGEPLVDIVQSPVPQGTAPGDYTSATQPLSPNMPSTMGRPSKTPEVLTEANAWGLTPFDQLQCRIEFRQARYEGIFTPPVVGQQSLIFPGHHGGLNWGGVMVDLKRGLLIINNQRIPYMQGLVPREQLDAINAKSFQEAPGKSQGFRVQAGLPYGAIKDPWMSSLDQPCIAPPWGFIAGIDLRTRDVVWSRPFGTGYDSGPWGIASRTRFEIGTPSDATGVTTAGGVTFIGAAIDRFMRAYDSESGELLWEERLPAGNQASPLTYMSQGRQYVVAVVGGHDRIPTKLGDSIIAWALPEK comes from the coding sequence ATGAACGGAAGGACGTTGAGTAGAGGAGCGGGAGTCTCGAACCTTCTGTTCGGTGTGTACACAATATGTGTTGCCCTGCTTGGAGTGACACTGGCCTATCAAGGGGGCGCTCTGGTGGCAGCAGGCGGGTCACCCTATTACGCCATGATGGGCACCGCCCTGTTGCTATCGGCCATTCTCATTGGCCTGAAACAGTCTCTCGGCATCTACCTCTATGGTGCGGCCTCCCTGGCCACCTACGCTTGGGCGATCTGGGAGTCCGGGTACGATGGTTGGGCCTTCATTCCACGCTTAGCCTGGCTGGCTGTTCTCAGCGTTCCATTTCTGGCTTTTTGGCCCTTGGTGCGTCGTGACTTTGCAAACGCCAGAAGAAGTCATTACTTCACCATCATGGGTCTACTGCCGATACTCATGGCAGTCACCATCCTGGTGCCCCTGTTCTTCCCGACAGCCGTTCACCTTGCCGACTCGACGCTTGCAACGACGCGCCCCGAACAACCCTTCAGTCGCAACACGGTGACGTCACCGGACGGTAATGTTGCCGCGTCACACGACGAAACCAACTGGACCGCTTATGCAGGCTCCAACTTGGGCAACCACTATTCCGCAGCATCGCAAATCACTCCTTCGAATGTGTCGGGCTTGGTGAAAGCCTGGGAATACCACCACGGCGACGTGAAGCAACCAGGTGAAAAAACCAAATACTTGAACGAGGCCACTCCGATCAAGGTGGGTAACTCGCTCTATACCTGCACCCCAAAGCAAATCATCATTTCTCTGGATGCCACCACCGGGAAGGAAAACTGGCGGTTTGACTCCAAAGTCGACCCAGCCTACTTCGACAATGGCGGCGCATACTGTCGCGGTGTCTCCTATTTCGAAGTGCCAAATGCCAGTGGCCTGTGCGCTTCGCGCATTATCTGGGGCACCAACGATATTCGCTTGGGAGCGGTAGATGCCTTGACTGGCCAAACGTGCCCCGGCTTCGGTAATGCAGGTTTTGCGGATTTGAAAGACGGGTTAGGCACCTTCAGAAAAGGGTCGACCGGTATTACCTCCGCCCCCATTGTAATCCGCGGGGTGGTGATCACCGGAGGCCGAGTCCTTGATTCAGATGTGCGCCCAGCACCCTCGGGAGTGGTTCGTGCCTACGACGCGGTTACCGGCAAACAAAAATGGGCTTGGGACTTAGGCCGTCCAGACACCAATGCCCCCGCTCGCGACGACGAAACCTACACGCTCAGCACACCCAACTCCTGGGCACCGCTATCCGCCGACGATGAACTGGGATTGGTGTATGTCACCACCGGCAACGCTGCCGGCGACTTCTATGGGGGTACTCGCACGGAACAAGAAGACACGTTCAGCTCCTCCCTGGTTGCACTGGATGCGGCCACAGGCAAGGTCAGATGGCATTTCCAGACAGTTCACCACGATCTATGGGACTACGACCTGAGCCCACAACCCAATCTGATTGATTTCCCCACATCAACGGGCACACGCCCCGCCGTCATTCAAGCTACCAAATCCGGCCAGCTGTTCGTACTTGACCGCGCCACCGGCGAGCCTTTGGTGGATATCGTGCAATCTCCCGTCCCACAGGGAACCGCTCCTGGAGACTACACTTCGGCCACCCAGCCGCTTTCGCCCAATATGCCGAGCACCATGGGACGCCCTTCGAAAACGCCGGAAGTACTGACGGAGGCAAATGCCTGGGGCTTAACTCCATTCGATCAGTTGCAATGTCGCATCGAGTTTCGCCAGGCACGCTACGAAGGGATCTTCACACCGCCAGTCGTAGGCCAACAAAGCCTGATTTTCCCCGGCCATCATGGCGGCTTGAACTGGGGAGGCGTGATGGTAGACCTCAAACGAGGCCTACTGATCATTAATAACCAGCGGATCCCTTACATGCAGGGGCTAGTTCCTCGCGAACAACTCGACGCCATCAATGCCAAGTCATTCCAAGAAGCGCCGGGTAAAAGCCAAGGCTTTCGCGTCCAGGCCGGACTGCCTTACGGCGCCATCAAAGATCCATGGATGTCATCCCTTGACCAACCATGCATTGCGCCACCTTGGGGCTTCATTGCTGGCATAGACCTGCGTACACGCGACGTAGTCTGGAGTCGTCCGTTCGGTACGGGGTACGACAGCGGGCCTTGGGGAATCGCCTCTCGTACGCGCTTCGAAATCGGCACGCCGAGTGACGCAACAGGTGTAACAACCGCTGGGGGCGTGACGTTCATCGGTGCCGCCATTGATCGTTTCATGCGGGCTTACGACAGTGAAAGTGGAGAACTACTGTGGGAAGAACGCCTTCCCGCGGGCAATCAGGCTTCACCCTTGACCTACATGAGCCAGGGCCGACAGTACGTCGTGGCAGTAGTCGGCGGTCATGACCGAATTCCAACCAAGTTGGGTGACAGCATCATCGCTTGGGCCCTGCCCGAGAAGTAA
- a CDS encoding OprD family porin: MLNKRIGLIALGIFSATQAMANDQAESKGFVEDSSLKVLLRNAYINRDYKNGKEDKAEWGQAAIGTFSSGFTQGTVGVGVDAFGLYALRLDGGKGRSGAGGIDFFKQGDSGEAADDLAKAGAAVKFRLSNTVLTYGDQMPELPVLNYDNSRLLPESYTGTLITSKEIKGLELNAGRFTAESRKSAEGRDSGGLKSINVLGGRYQFTEQFKGAFYASNVEDVLKKQYVNLNYVFPLATDQSLTFDFNGYQTKLDKSYALDNKTEGQDNKIWSLAATYVTGPHSFTLAHQRSTGDSNLGYPYGGYQNDGSRFGDGGNTIYLANSYWSDFNAEDERSWQLGYGLDFGAFGVPGLTYNVAYVRGDNITTATSTGGTEREIFNQFKYVVQSGPAKDLSVKVRSSVLRVSQKSSDYNVSGNEVRVFVDYPINIF, translated from the coding sequence ATGTTGAATAAGCGGATCGGTCTGATCGCTCTGGGGATTTTTAGCGCCACTCAAGCCATGGCTAACGACCAGGCGGAGTCCAAAGGTTTTGTTGAAGACAGCAGCCTGAAAGTGCTGTTGCGCAACGCCTACATCAATCGTGATTACAAGAACGGTAAAGAAGACAAGGCCGAGTGGGGCCAAGCTGCCATTGGCACCTTCTCCTCGGGTTTCACCCAAGGCACCGTGGGTGTCGGCGTTGATGCCTTCGGTCTGTACGCCCTGCGCCTCGATGGCGGCAAGGGTCGTAGTGGCGCCGGCGGTATCGACTTCTTCAAGCAAGGCGACAGCGGCGAAGCTGCCGATGACTTGGCCAAGGCTGGCGCGGCGGTAAAATTCCGCCTGTCCAACACCGTGCTGACCTATGGCGACCAGATGCCGGAGCTGCCGGTGCTGAACTACGACAACTCGCGCCTGCTGCCTGAAAGCTACACCGGCACCTTGATCACCTCCAAGGAGATCAAAGGCCTGGAGCTGAACGCTGGTCGTTTCACCGCCGAATCGCGCAAGAGCGCCGAAGGTCGTGACAGCGGTGGCCTGAAATCGATCAACGTCTTGGGCGGTCGCTACCAGTTCACGGAACAATTCAAAGGTGCGTTCTACGCGTCCAACGTAGAAGACGTTCTGAAGAAACAGTACGTGAACCTGAACTACGTGTTCCCGCTGGCCACCGATCAGTCCCTGACCTTCGACTTCAACGGCTACCAGACAAAGCTGGACAAGTCCTACGCCCTTGATAACAAAACCGAAGGCCAGGACAACAAAATCTGGAGCCTGGCAGCGACCTACGTCACTGGCCCGCACTCGTTCACCCTCGCGCACCAGCGCAGCACCGGTGACAGCAACCTCGGCTACCCGTACGGCGGCTACCAGAACGATGGCAGTCGTTTCGGTGACGGTGGCAACACCATCTACCTCGCCAACTCCTACTGGTCCGACTTCAACGCTGAAGACGAACGCAGCTGGCAGCTGGGCTACGGCCTCGACTTCGGCGCTTTCGGTGTGCCTGGCCTGACCTACAACGTGGCGTATGTGCGTGGCGACAACATCACCACCGCCACCAGCACTGGCGGCACCGAGCGCGAAATCTTCAACCAGTTCAAGTACGTGGTCCAAAGCGGCCCGGCCAAAGACTTGAGCGTGAAAGTACGCAGCTCGGTCCTGCGCGTGTCGCAGAAATCCAGCGACTACAACGTCAGCGGCAACGAAGTCCGTGTGTTCGTGGATTACCCGATCAACATCTTCTGA
- a CDS encoding 4-oxalocrotonate tautomerase family protein has translation MPFVSVRITRDGVTSEQKAQVIAEITETLERVLNKRPDLTHIVIEEVDTDNWGYAGITTTQYRKQLAEGQS, from the coding sequence ATGCCTTTCGTCAGCGTACGCATTACCCGCGATGGCGTTACCTCGGAGCAGAAAGCTCAGGTGATCGCCGAAATCACTGAAACCCTGGAGCGGGTCCTCAACAAACGCCCGGACCTGACCCACATCGTGATCGAAGAAGTCGACACCGATAACTGGGGCTATGCCGGGATCACCACCACCCAGTACCGAAAACAACTGGCAGAGGGGCAGTCATGA
- a CDS encoding TauD/TfdA family dioxygenase yields MAKSKKIDCSDIKGISAFLNEHGYCVVKPQDNSLEAFRDIAGKFGSIQFHTKSDKNGVVGGGESINKDWQNFKDDYHGELSSDFFPHTDGSFLNGMAYVGGVARKITPPKFVILQCVSKPETGGDNFLIDGQKIYNDLLANQADILKVLMTSGSVTYCRDDLLSMDCSVFEKINDNRLRIRYRYDSTAFIPQWASAAFNYIQNNYSTNENYIINISLDPGDILVMDNLRVLHARHQFVDGSKKRKVRRLWIADDSQVTFKNILNQSPVRRAMFPFQKYNIAQQENSEHLLIDYTCGIHYPPSKPLSKAHNELDMIVE; encoded by the coding sequence ATGGCGAAAAGCAAAAAAATCGATTGTTCTGACATCAAAGGAATCTCAGCTTTTCTTAATGAGCATGGATATTGTGTTGTCAAACCTCAAGATAACTCTTTGGAGGCATTTAGGGATATCGCCGGCAAGTTTGGATCAATTCAATTCCATACAAAATCCGATAAAAATGGAGTGGTGGGAGGTGGAGAATCAATAAACAAGGACTGGCAAAACTTCAAAGATGATTACCACGGTGAATTATCAAGTGATTTTTTTCCTCATACTGATGGGTCTTTTTTGAATGGGATGGCTTACGTTGGCGGCGTGGCAAGAAAAATCACACCTCCCAAATTTGTAATTCTCCAATGCGTATCAAAGCCGGAGACTGGCGGAGATAATTTTTTGATTGACGGGCAAAAAATCTACAATGATTTGCTTGCAAATCAAGCTGACATATTAAAGGTATTGATGACCAGCGGCAGTGTCACCTACTGTCGAGACGACTTATTATCCATGGATTGTTCTGTATTCGAAAAAATTAATGATAACCGGTTAAGAATTCGTTATAGATATGACAGCACTGCCTTTATTCCTCAGTGGGCTAGCGCTGCATTCAATTACATCCAAAACAATTACTCCACTAACGAGAACTACATCATTAATATAAGCCTTGACCCTGGGGACATTCTGGTCATGGATAACCTTAGAGTTTTACACGCACGCCATCAGTTCGTTGATGGCAGCAAGAAAAGAAAAGTAAGAAGACTTTGGATTGCTGATGATTCACAAGTCACATTTAAAAACATATTGAATCAGTCACCTGTGCGCAGAGCAATGTTCCCCTTTCAAAAATATAATATTGCCCAACAAGAAAATTCAGAGCATTTGCTTATTGACTATACATGCGGCATTCACTACCCGCCGAGTAAGCCTCTATCAAAAGCTCACAACGAGCTTGATATGATTGTCGAGTGA
- a CDS encoding DsbA family protein produces the protein MSTATLHYIYDPLCGWCYGAKPLVQAAQAVLPVIAHGGGMMTGANRQTVSPQLRDYVMPHDRRIAEYTGQPFGEAYFEGLLRDHTAVFDSAPPIAAVLAAEQLAGRGLELLGRLQSAHYVEGRRIADEAVLLELAASIGLEAESFKREFKDALANETQDHIKKSRALLAQVGGQGFPTLVLEQDDQFTVVDISPWLGKPEAFAAWLSQSVVAHPNESTSPVQACGLDGCAH, from the coding sequence ATGTCTACCGCGACCCTTCATTACATCTACGACCCACTGTGCGGCTGGTGCTACGGCGCCAAACCATTGGTGCAAGCGGCGCAGGCTGTTTTGCCGGTGATCGCCCATGGCGGCGGCATGATGACCGGCGCCAACCGGCAGACGGTTTCACCTCAACTGCGTGATTACGTGATGCCTCACGACCGACGCATCGCCGAGTACACCGGGCAGCCATTTGGTGAGGCGTATTTCGAAGGCCTGTTGCGCGATCACACTGCCGTGTTTGATTCCGCGCCACCGATTGCTGCCGTGCTGGCCGCTGAACAACTCGCCGGACGTGGGCTGGAACTGCTGGGGCGTTTGCAGAGCGCGCACTACGTGGAAGGTCGGCGGATTGCCGATGAAGCGGTGTTGTTGGAACTCGCTGCATCGATTGGCCTGGAAGCTGAGTCTTTCAAGCGCGAGTTCAAGGACGCACTGGCGAACGAAACCCAAGACCACATCAAGAAAAGCCGCGCACTGTTGGCGCAGGTTGGTGGCCAGGGCTTCCCGACCTTGGTGCTGGAGCAGGACGATCAATTCACCGTGGTCGACATCAGTCCATGGCTCGGTAAGCCTGAAGCATTTGCGGCCTGGTTGAGCCAATCAGTCGTCGCCCATCCGAACGAATCCACTTCCCCGGTTCAAGCCTGTGGCCTGGACGGTTGTGCTCACTGA
- a CDS encoding DsbA family oxidoreductase: MSQPVTIDFISDVVCPWCALGVTALERAIENLAGEVSVKLTFKPFELNPDMPAEGENAVQHLMRKYGRSAEDIAAGKAMQIARGQAIGFTFDLQKRSHFYNTFDAHRLLFWGLQEGRQIELKKGLLRAYFSDGQNPSDRQTLVRLAADAGLDAARAREVLASGAFATEVHELEAFYRDHGINSVPAMILNDRHLVSGSQSVEYYEQVLRQMTQAPAEA; the protein is encoded by the coding sequence ATGAGTCAGCCCGTCACCATCGATTTCATCTCCGATGTGGTGTGCCCGTGGTGCGCCTTGGGTGTGACGGCGCTGGAGCGGGCTATCGAGAATCTGGCCGGTGAAGTATCGGTCAAGCTGACCTTCAAACCCTTCGAGTTGAACCCGGACATGCCGGCCGAAGGTGAGAACGCGGTCCAGCACTTGATGCGCAAATACGGGCGCAGCGCCGAGGACATCGCGGCCGGCAAAGCGATGCAGATCGCCCGTGGTCAAGCCATCGGTTTCACGTTCGATCTGCAGAAACGCAGCCACTTCTACAACACCTTTGATGCTCACCGCCTGTTGTTCTGGGGATTGCAGGAAGGGCGGCAGATTGAACTGAAGAAAGGCTTGCTGCGCGCTTATTTCAGCGACGGCCAGAACCCGAGCGATCGCCAGACGCTGGTACGCCTGGCGGCTGATGCGGGCCTGGATGCGGCGCGTGCGCGTGAGGTGCTGGCGTCCGGAGCGTTTGCCACAGAGGTGCATGAGCTTGAAGCGTTTTACCGCGATCACGGCATCAACTCAGTACCGGCCATGATCCTCAACGATCGTCACCTGGTGTCCGGTTCGCAATCGGTCGAGTACTACGAACAGGTGCTGAGGCAAATGACGCAGGCTCCTGCCGAAGCCTGA
- a CDS encoding TSUP family transporter, which yields MIEHFSSLYVLVGVSFITSFMTAAIGVGGGIGLLAVMPQFLPISAVVPVHGLIQMVSNASRFAFDYKSAKIEILPKYIIGCLAGALIGYFFIGKFPEKYLSLALGFFILAITWTKIVSHLGFIFKNFAIVGFVQTFLSLFVAVTGLISQPILMRMNIKKDEVIVTHAMQMSVLHGLKVAAFVMAGFAFMDYAYLITIMIIASTGGSYFGGFLRDRISQRVGAMLLKVGVTFFGFKMILDHFIQSV from the coding sequence ATGATTGAACACTTTTCCAGCTTATATGTCTTGGTGGGCGTCAGCTTTATAACTTCATTTATGACTGCCGCCATTGGCGTTGGTGGCGGAATTGGATTGCTTGCAGTGATGCCTCAATTTTTACCTATATCAGCGGTTGTACCGGTTCACGGTTTAATTCAAATGGTGAGCAATGCCAGTCGATTTGCTTTTGATTACAAGAGTGCAAAAATAGAAATTCTTCCTAAATACATCATCGGCTGTCTGGCGGGAGCACTCATTGGATATTTCTTTATAGGGAAATTCCCTGAGAAATATCTATCACTCGCGCTTGGTTTTTTCATTCTGGCAATAACATGGACCAAGATCGTGTCACACCTGGGGTTCATATTTAAAAACTTTGCAATCGTTGGGTTTGTTCAAACATTTCTTTCACTCTTTGTGGCTGTAACCGGTTTGATATCACAGCCTATTTTGATGAGGATGAATATTAAAAAAGATGAAGTGATCGTCACCCATGCAATGCAAATGAGTGTACTGCACGGTTTGAAGGTCGCTGCTTTTGTTATGGCTGGCTTTGCATTCATGGACTACGCATACCTCATCACCATCATGATCATAGCCTCCACTGGCGGCTCGTATTTCGGTGGATTTCTTAGAGATCGAATATCGCAGCGTGTAGGCGCCATGCTTTTGAAAGTTGGCGTTACGTTTTTTGGTTTTAAAATGATTCTGGATCATTTCATTCAGAGCGTTTGA
- a CDS encoding DUF3077 domain-containing protein has protein sequence MRPFSIHSDQPLFRVNSGVPIREALSHVSDLLHLSKLLAEDAAMERNTDRDAWASHYLREMSKAVIDDVVKVLAAPGNNRSQ, from the coding sequence TTGCGGCCCTTCTCCATCCACTCCGACCAACCCCTCTTCCGCGTCAACAGTGGCGTCCCGATCCGCGAAGCCCTGTCCCACGTTTCCGACTTGCTCCACCTTTCCAAACTGCTGGCCGAAGACGCGGCGATGGAGCGCAATACGGACCGCGATGCCTGGGCGTCGCACTATTTGCGGGAGATGAGTAAGGCGGTGATCGATGACGTGGTGAAGGTGTTGGCCGCGCCAGGTAACAACCGCAGCCAGTAA
- a CDS encoding SDR family NAD(P)-dependent oxidoreductase: MSNSKKVIVITGASQGLGAGMVKAFRDLDYRVVATSRSIKPSTDPDILTVAGDIGDPAIAERVIREAIARFGGIDTLVNNAGIFVAKPFTAYTHEDYAAVLSVNLNGFFYITQLAIAQMEKQGRGHVVNITTSLTDHAVDGVPSVLASLTKGGLNAATKSLAIEYAKRGIRVNAVSPGIIKTPMHAEETHEALGNLHPVGHMGEISDIAQAVVYLDSAGFVTGEILHVDGGQSAGH, encoded by the coding sequence ATGAGCAATTCGAAAAAAGTCATTGTTATTACCGGCGCATCCCAAGGTCTCGGCGCGGGCATGGTCAAGGCTTTCCGTGATCTCGATTACCGGGTGGTTGCCACCTCGCGCTCGATCAAACCGTCCACCGACCCGGACATCCTCACCGTGGCGGGCGACATCGGCGACCCGGCGATCGCCGAGCGGGTGATTCGTGAAGCGATCGCACGTTTTGGCGGTATCGACACCCTGGTCAACAATGCCGGGATTTTCGTTGCCAAACCGTTCACCGCCTATACCCACGAAGACTACGCCGCTGTGCTGTCGGTGAACCTGAATGGCTTCTTCTACATCACCCAACTCGCCATCGCGCAGATGGAAAAACAAGGCCGCGGCCACGTCGTCAACATCACCACCAGCCTGACAGACCACGCCGTCGACGGCGTGCCGTCGGTACTGGCGTCGTTGACCAAAGGGGGCCTCAACGCCGCAACCAAATCCCTGGCCATCGAATACGCCAAGCGTGGCATTCGAGTGAACGCGGTCAGCCCCGGCATCATCAAAACGCCAATGCACGCCGAAGAAACCCACGAAGCGCTGGGCAATTTGCACCCGGTCGGGCACATGGGCGAGATCAGCGACATCGCCCAGGCCGTTGTGTATCTGGACTCCGCCGGATTCGTCACCGGCGAAATCCTGCACGTCGATGGCGGTCAGAGTGCCGGTCACTAA
- a CDS encoding nuclear transport factor 2 family protein, with translation MDNLSLIKSTYEGANSQENARNTAAALATDAQWTESAGFPYAGTYVGFDAIVENVFKRLGTEWENFQFKVESYVAQGDKVFAYGNYSGIYKATGRSMNARVAHLWTLANGKVTHFEQFVDSHTVQLAIAEQ, from the coding sequence ATGGATAACCTGAGCCTGATCAAAAGCACCTATGAAGGTGCCAACTCCCAGGAGAACGCGCGCAACACCGCCGCAGCGTTAGCCACTGATGCACAGTGGACCGAATCGGCGGGGTTTCCGTATGCGGGGACGTACGTTGGTTTCGACGCCATCGTCGAGAATGTCTTCAAGCGACTGGGCACTGAATGGGAAAATTTTCAGTTCAAGGTCGAGAGCTACGTCGCGCAGGGTGACAAGGTATTCGCCTATGGAAATTACAGCGGAATCTACAAGGCCACGGGTCGTTCGATGAACGCCCGAGTCGCGCATTTGTGGACTTTGGCGAACGGTAAAGTCACTCATTTCGAGCAGTTTGTGGACAGCCACACGGTGCAATTGGCGATTGCCGAGCAGTAA
- a CDS encoding carboxymuconolactone decarboxylase family protein, translating into MAIRDTYREIEQTLGQVPEWIKQMPEGAANGFWVVAKDFWLAETKIPNKYKELIGLAVSGATRCKYCALFHTEAARLFGATDEEISEASFMGSLTMMGSTFINAQQIDYEQFRQETLSIVRYVKEHSQPKAA; encoded by the coding sequence ATGGCCATTCGTGATACCTATCGGGAAATTGAGCAGACCCTGGGTCAGGTACCGGAGTGGATCAAGCAGATGCCGGAAGGTGCAGCGAACGGATTCTGGGTCGTAGCCAAGGATTTCTGGCTGGCAGAAACCAAGATTCCTAACAAGTACAAGGAGTTGATAGGTCTGGCAGTGTCCGGGGCGACTCGTTGTAAGTATTGCGCCCTGTTCCATACCGAAGCCGCGCGCTTGTTTGGCGCGACTGACGAGGAAATTTCCGAAGCCAGCTTTATGGGGTCGCTGACCATGATGGGCAGCACCTTTATTAACGCCCAGCAGATCGACTACGAGCAGTTCCGGCAGGAAACGCTGAGTATCGTCCGGTATGTCAAAGAACACTCGCAACCCAAAGCCGCATAA
- a CDS encoding GntR family transcriptional regulator, which yields MIKKDLALQLAPRVIDMVRARSMKAGEPLREQTFAQALGVSRSPIRRVFALLAEWDLAIQEPNRGYFLKQGAGQIQETTFPLASDPFEDFYLRVVDDILGGEIPAHFFEAQLLRRYEVPRGQLLKVLNRLASEAMVERKPGQGWGLKDFVHNAQTYIQSYRFRMAIEPAALLEPGYQINHAAFAKARQQQQAMLDGDIHTLSRAQLFQVGAQFHELIVQCSGNVFFIDAIRQQNQLRRFVGYKANVDRTRLMAQCQEHIHLLDLIESDRREEAAQFLWRHLDEVGRLKTHQDVMPEDDGI from the coding sequence GTGATCAAGAAAGACCTCGCCTTGCAGTTGGCCCCACGCGTCATCGACATGGTTCGCGCCCGGTCGATGAAAGCCGGTGAGCCGTTGCGCGAGCAGACGTTCGCACAAGCGCTTGGTGTTTCGCGCTCGCCTATTCGGCGGGTTTTTGCCTTGCTCGCCGAGTGGGATCTCGCCATCCAGGAACCCAATCGTGGCTACTTTCTGAAACAAGGCGCTGGGCAGATTCAGGAAACAACATTCCCTCTCGCCAGTGATCCTTTCGAAGACTTTTACCTTCGTGTAGTCGACGACATTCTTGGCGGCGAAATACCGGCCCACTTTTTCGAAGCGCAGTTGTTGCGCCGTTACGAAGTGCCCCGTGGACAATTGCTCAAGGTATTGAACAGGCTGGCCAGCGAAGCCATGGTGGAGCGCAAGCCAGGGCAAGGATGGGGTCTCAAGGACTTCGTGCATAACGCCCAGACATACATCCAAAGCTACCGCTTCCGTATGGCCATCGAGCCGGCCGCTCTGCTTGAGCCCGGTTATCAGATCAATCACGCCGCGTTTGCCAAGGCCAGGCAGCAACAGCAGGCCATGCTCGATGGGGATATCCACACCTTGTCACGTGCCCAACTGTTCCAAGTCGGCGCCCAGTTTCACGAACTGATCGTGCAGTGCTCCGGAAATGTCTTTTTCATCGATGCCATCCGCCAGCAAAACCAACTCAGACGTTTCGTGGGCTACAAAGCCAACGTCGATCGCACGCGTCTTATGGCGCAATGCCAGGAACACATCCATTTGCTCGACCTCATCGAGTCTGATCGCCGTGAAGAAGCCGCGCAATTTCTCTGGAGGCATCTGGACGAAGTGGGCCGACTCAAGACCCATCAGGACGTCATGCCAGAAGATGATGGGATATAG
- a CDS encoding arylsulfatase: MKAPRIFLIHATALAIDPIMAAFARQWPEAQIINLLEDSLSRDRVEEGELTTSMKARFLTLSQYAVQCAADAILFTCSAFGDAIDLCKPDIAIPVLKPNEAMINLALTQASRVAVLATFEPTITSIITEFKQVAERSGRAMEVVPYFVPGAMQALSEGNKDGHDTAIAEMAAQVGACDLICFAQFSMTSAAGQAQARSGLPVLTTPDSAVLELRKMFQADDFVSFQDGWLPNA, from the coding sequence ATGAAGGCTCCACGCATTTTTCTGATCCACGCGACCGCGTTGGCGATCGATCCCATCATGGCGGCCTTTGCCCGGCAATGGCCGGAGGCACAGATCATCAATCTGCTCGAAGACTCGTTGTCCCGAGACCGAGTGGAGGAGGGAGAATTAACCACGAGTATGAAGGCGCGTTTTCTGACACTTTCCCAGTACGCAGTACAATGCGCAGCGGACGCCATACTTTTTACCTGCTCGGCTTTTGGCGATGCCATCGACCTTTGCAAGCCTGACATTGCCATTCCAGTACTCAAGCCGAACGAAGCTATGATCAACCTGGCTCTAACGCAAGCATCGCGTGTTGCCGTGCTGGCGACGTTCGAGCCTACCATCACCTCGATAATCACCGAGTTCAAGCAAGTGGCTGAGCGTAGTGGTCGGGCGATGGAGGTGGTGCCCTATTTTGTCCCTGGTGCAATGCAGGCATTGAGTGAAGGGAACAAAGACGGTCACGATACCGCCATCGCGGAAATGGCTGCTCAGGTCGGAGCCTGCGATCTGATCTGTTTCGCACAGTTTTCGATGACGAGCGCCGCAGGGCAAGCACAGGCTCGATCGGGTCTACCTGTATTGACCACTCCCGATAGTGCAGTGCTGGAGCTGCGAAAGATGTTCCAGGCTGATGATTTTGTTTCTTTCCAGGATGGATGGTTACCCAATGCTTAA